Below is a window of Deltaproteobacteria bacterium DNA.
TCGTGCAGCTCTCGGGCAAGAAAATCCGGGGCTGCCTGTCCTGCTACAAGTGTTTCGCCAATCAGGATAAACGCTGCTCTGTTGACGACGATCTGAACCCATGCCTCGAAAAGATGATGGAGGCCGATGGGATCATCCTGGGCTCGCCAACATACGTGGCCAGCGTTTCCTCTGAGATAAAGGCCCTCATAGACCGGGCCTGCCTGGTCTCCACGGCCAACGGCGCGCTGTTCAGACGCAAGGTCGGCGCCTCGGTCGTGGCCGTGCGCCGGGCAGGCAGCGTCAGCGCCTTCGACACCCTCAACCATTTCTTTTTATACAGCCAGATGATCGTACCCGGCTCCAGCTACTGGAACATGGGCATCGGCCTTAACCCGGGAGACGTGGAAAAGGACGAGGAAGGCATAAATATTATGAAAAACCTGGGCCGAAACATGGCCTGGCTGCTTAAAA
It encodes the following:
- a CDS encoding flavodoxin family protein, translated to VQLSGKKIRGCLSCYKCFANQDKRCSVDDDLNPCLEKMMEADGIILGSPTYVASVSSEIKALIDRACLVSTANGALFRRKVGASVVAVRRAGSVSAFDTLNHFFLYSQMIVPGSSYWNMGIGLNPGDVEKDEEGINIMKNLGRNMAWLLKKINA